Genomic DNA from Theobroma cacao cultivar B97-61/B2 chromosome 3, Criollo_cocoa_genome_V2, whole genome shotgun sequence:
GGAGTAAAGCCTTTTTATGTAGCGTACAAATGATCTTCAGCTGCTTCATTCTAGTgcttcatttttgtttaagaaaatttaatcaGCCTTGTAAAGATTGTGGTGGGCATCACCTGCTTACCTTTCCTTCTATTAGGGAGAATGTTTGCATTGCATGCTTTGCATTTACTGGAAGTTTTTGGATagcctttgttttctttccctGATTTTTTCACAATTTGTAATCTCTTTCTGTTTATCagccttttgttttcttcttcggATGCTTATGCCCCTTTCTGTTTTTATCAGTATGAAATGTGCAATCCACTTGGGCAAAAAGTAACCATATCTCTGGATCTTTGTTCTGCTAAAGTTTTGGTGTTTGTTATGCTTGATCTACATATTGGTTAGGGACTATTAAGTGTTTTTGGCCACATTAGGGCTACAGTTTAGTTTATGTGAATGGAGGTAAAACCGTTTTATCATTGATTCTAAACTTCTGTTTGCTTAAACACCATATTTGCAGAGGGCTTGAAAACTTATCCTCGACATGCCACTACAGCCAAGCTCCAAATGCAAAACATGCAGGAAATGGAGCAGCTAGCAAATGTACAGGGTCTGCCAACTGACAGGAATACTCTCAATAAGCTTATGGCATTGCATCCTGGAATAAACAATCCAATGGGCAACAACCATCACATGGTTGGTCGAGGGACTTTAAGCGGATCAGCACAAGCTGCTTTGGCACTTACTAACTACCAGAATCTGCTCATGAGACAGAATTCAATGAATTCAAACCCTAACTCACTTCATCAGGAAGCTTCATCTTCCTTCAATAATTCTAACCAGAGTCcatcttcaaatttccaaGGGCCTGCTGCCTTATTACCAGGATCCATGCAGACCCTGCCTGTTAGTGGCTTATCAAGCCCTCATTTACCAGCTGCTCAGCAGCCACAACAGCAGCAGCAACTGCAGCAGCGCACATTAAGcgctaataacttaatccaACAGAACCATCCGCAGTCCTCTCAGGGTAATCAGGCTTTACAACAACAAATGATCCAACAGCTGCTACGTGAGATGTCTAATAACAGTACGGGAGTTCAACAGCAGTCCCTGAGTGGGCAGAATGTGAATGGGAGTATGGCAAGAAATGGAGTGGGCTTCGGAAGCAACACTGGTGCTGTGGCCCCAGCTGCCTCTAATGTGTCAGGAAGTGTTGCAGGGCCTGCACCAAGCCGAAGCAACAGTTTTAAAGCTCCTTCAAACAGTGATTCTTCAGCAGCTGGTGGCAACAATGGATTCAACCAGAGAGCACCTGATTTGCCTCAGAATCTCCATTTGCAGGATGATATAGTTCCGGATATAGCTCATGAGTTCACAGAGAATGGGTTTTTTAACAGTGACCTTGACGATAATATGGGTTATGGCTGGAAGGCATGACTAACATAGTTTGGCCCAATTAATGGCTTCTGTTGGGTGAGTATTGGGCAAATCGTTGTACAGAATATTTGAAATAGCCGcccttttgttttctattgttttactctttttttttttgttccccGGCCTCTCTAATATGGCATATTGTTGTGACGTCACTTGCTTTGTGCTTCAGTAGGTGGTTTAGtgatcttttttcttctttaacgTTTTCCCGTTTTCAAGTCTTGCAAGTGTAATCTATTGAACGAACTTGAGAACAGTTTCAGTATCTTATCTTATTAATATGATGTTTACATGCTTCACTGGCCTGTTAGGACGAGTGATCTTGACTGGCGGGAAGGGGGTAAATACCAGATTCTAGCAAGTATATCTATTGTTCGGTAGCTGATGACAGCCTTGCATTCTATCCCGATTCCTGATTTTGTTGGCACAAGTCTTAATGCAGCAATGGGACGGTAACTTATGCACTTGAGCCTTTTTGGGCAAAATATTGGGGGATGAAGCCTAGACCAAAGGTCTTGAGGCAGCCACAATCGGTTTTAGCTGTTTATCCTCCGCCGGTTGCTTAACAGCTGCTAAATTAAAAAGCAACTGCTGCACAGCCGAAGTAAATAGTCATTAAATTGACCCTAGCTGACATTTTGATCCATCATGACTCAAGAAAAGGCTCATAATTATAGGCTTACGCAACAAAATGAGACAAATGGAACTGGATATCGACTCCATAAACCCACCATATCAAACATTGCTAGTGTTATAACTTTGATGCAAATTTCCAGTCAGTTTCTGGTGTCACTATTTTGTTATTTGCACAGATATAAAATCCAATCCGACGTCAGATCAACAGAAGTCCAGAACCATTCAGCTGCACCTGGATTAATGCAGAATGCTAGCAAAAGAGGAAAATGTAACTGACATGAACAATTTTCAGGGTCAAGTAGGGCGCTCGTCATCTGTTTCATTAGCACCAGCTGCCACAGTCCCAAGTAGTGTATTCAATATCATTTGTTCCCAACCTCTTGTGCCTCTCTGTATTAATCTTGCAGTTAGTGTACGAAAACGAGAAGATGCTGCATTCTCCCAATTAGGTGACCCTGAGGATAGCATACAATTTTCTGTTTCAGGCAAGTACTTCAAAGCACACCTCCCTGTGGCATCAAGTATGTCTATATCAAATCTTGGTAAAAATGGCCGCCCAACAACTTGAACATGGGAGATACTGCACAAAGGTCAACCAATTTTACAAATTTAGAAACAGTTATTGTACCTTAAAATGAACAGAGACAAGATTTGCAATTTACACTTAAATGAACAAAAACTATGATTCCTGGGCCTCAATTGGTAGTTAATGCAGAGCAGGCCAAGATTAAAAGCTGTTTCCAACATTAGCCATGCTTCAAAGTCCAACTTGCACCCGagcatttgacttattggttGGTATATGATCTTTTGCCTTAAAAGCAGGGTTCGAATCTCCCTTCcctcatttaaaaaaaaaaaaaaacttctaaGTGCAACTTAAAGTAATTTCTTCACTGAGAAGAAGTGTGCCTCAAGATGCCCCATTACAGCTAATTTCACATTGCACAAAATGAAGCTACCAATTTGTTAATGTAAAGCCTTAGCTAGCagtttcttttgttcttttttaaatttggaaTTACCAGCTTCTAAAACGTTAATAATCAGAAATATTGAACCAACAATTAAAAAACTTTAGTCATCCAAAATATCTCTCAAAAGTtcagagagagggagagataaccatatataatataaaccATCCATTTCTTGTTTCTGAACTCTACCCAGCAACTCAACTTGCAAGAATCCTCCAATGCATAGAACATTCTCTGGTAGCTTGAATTTTTGCAAGCAATTTTCCTGTCAATAAGTTATTAGAGCTGTTTAAATGAAGCAGATGACAAGAGAATTTGaacattaaaaagaaaaagaaaaactccaTGGGAAGGCTACCTTGTGTGGTAGCCTAATCACACTAGGATCGAGAGCAGGACAGAGGGAAATAACAGGAAACGAAAAAACAGGACAAAAAAAGCCTAATCATTGTTGCTTAATGagtcataaaacaaaaaataatgcCTCTTGAATTTCATTTCCCCAACTGGACATCAAATGAAAGCCAATTTTAGCTGGTTGGAATGCAGCTCACCTGAGCCATTGGAAATTCTGGTGAAATATATGTCCATATAAACTTGTCATCTGCCAATCTGTGACTAGGCATTGAGCCATCTTTAGTGTCACTCGCCTCAGGTAACCTTGGATGACCCAGTCTAAATCTAACTGCCTTTGATGAATATATAGGGAAACCATACTGAAAATAAGCTGATACGCAAACATAATTCTGTCAGTTAAAAAAGTTTCACTACAGGCAAGTGGAATACACAAGAGAAGAGTACAAACAAGTAGAGTTGGACCTTGGAATGGCTGAACATGGAATTCTGTAACAAGACACACCTTGGCCACCAACTTATAAATTAAAGTCTCAGGGATAGCAGGATCACTTTGGCCTTCGCTTGACCAATATGATGCTATATGTTCTATTCTATCCAGTGGCTCCAAAGTGTTATGGATGCTTTCTTCAGGGTAATTATCTGTGCTGGATGCACTAATGGCCTCTGATATGCAATCTTTTCTTGTCAAAGGGTTGAGGCCTCGAGCTAAAAAGGCATAGACTCTATGATTCCTTCTAAGGCATTCCAACTCTAAGTGATCATGCTGTCTAAGTTTTACAGGATCTATCAAGTTGTTCACTTCAATGGTGTGAGTAACACTAGAAATTTCAGGCAACAATTTCAAGCAAAGCTGCTTACAAAGACCGTTAGAAATCACTGCAAGATAAACGAAAATTACTGATATCaatattattaaagaaaagCGTATAgtaacaaataaaatcaaagctTAAACTGAAGCTGTAAGTAGGCTGCATCAATCAAGACATGGTTATGGTTAATTCCCGCATGCTTTGCTTACCAAATTGGCGCCAAGAACTGGAAACCAAGCAAACTCTGATGAGATCAGCAGGGTTATCCAGATGCAGTAGAATCTTCATAGACATATCAGGTCCAagcaattttataaaatcacaacaATTATCCATTTTGGATCTTTTTTGTAAAGATTTAACGCTTTGTAGCTACACCAATACTGCACAACAACAGAagatccaaaaaaaaaaaaaaactagtcAAAAACAGCTTAGGAATCAATTACCAAGCAACGATTGGACATCAGAATTCTCAGTTGTCTACATATAAGCAATATAAGGGCGGAAAAAGATCGTTGTTCTAGGTTTTCATTGAGATCAATCGCGGAAAATTCGTTACCCAGCCGAAAACAGACTAAAATCCAATCACATGAAAGACAAGACAGAACATACAGGAAATGCTTCATTCCCAAAGATGACATCTTGTGAGTTCGTTAAACGAGattgacaaagaaaatgaaagaaaccaTAAGCTTATAATGCATACAATGATGCAAACATGATAGATATCAGATGCAATCATGTAACCTCAAAACTTAAGTAAAAAGTGTACAGAAAGGAAAGATACCCTTttgcagagagagagaggcaaTAGATCCAAAGCAAAACTAAAAGgaaccaaacaaaaaaaaaaaccgttAAAAGACAGAAAATGTAACCATTTTAGCCACCTTTCCTGTTTAATATCTGTAAGACAAGAGGGAGAACACCACCGGCCGGCCCTGAATTtcaatgagagagagagagagacagttCTAAAAGCCCAACAAATAACAATATCGTGGACCTGTTATTACCTTGATGACATTATGGACTCcttatataaaatatctttttgttttatctaGTATATTTTTCTGgggtttgttttaatttttcatgaacATGTTCTTTTTTCGCCTTTGGATCATATGAAAGGgttaagaattgattcttGCTTAAGTGGGATGATACGAGGTTATTAACTTATTATTGCTCTtgcatttttgtttcaaaaccTTGAGATTCCGGACATGGTTGCCAATGTAGCGTTTCTTTTGTTCATGCTTTCAAGGAATATCCACCAGAGAAAGACAagcattgaaataaaaaaaaaaaagaaaaagaaagaaaagaaattgttatACAAGTAATAGAGTGCGACAAGTAATAGTAAAGAATAGAATTTGCTTCCTTCCCCACCATAAATATCATCTGCTAAAGTACTATAATTCTTGATTCAATCAAATGAAAGATACTTTCCACCAgcaaagaatgaagaaagagAGCAAGTCATCTTCTTTATCATGATGGGTAGACTGTAATTCATGCAATGTTTCCTTTATCTGAAGTTTTACTCGAATAATCATCCACTCAAATAGCCACAGCTGTAACTCAAGTCCAAACGGTGGGGTCAGGCCCTCATGCACTAGATAAGATTGCCAACGTGGCCGATTGATCCTGACCAATGAATGCTTCCGGCCCAACCAAGGTCTCCCAGTGGGTCCAGTTCAATCCAATCCCCTAACAGCCCATTGCTTCAATCCAAAAACGATTGATGAAGCCTTGTTGTGCCCTACAATCGACTCAACCAAACGAGGATTTGGATCCTTTCACTTTATCTTGAGGATGtgattttaccttttttttttgtcatgttGTGGCCAGGGTCAATTTCAATGATTTAGGATGTAAAGAAATAGACCATTCAGCTTTAAAGGTGTAACATTCAATAGGGTAGCTTGTATTTTCAATTGAATATAAGTTGGAGTCAATCCCAAATACAAGTATTTTCCCATTTACTGTACAAAGCGAATAAGACAACGGTGattaaaaagtataaacaaaaaaaaaacccctaGCTAAAGGACATTTTGGGACAAAAGAACATGAAATTCAcatgcaaattaaatttgtggaaccaaaaaaaaaaaacaaacaacccacatttctatttgaactgcTCCCCATTTTAAtgtaacatttttaatttagttttatgtGCCTGCCTACTAGAGAACATCCTAAAAACTTAGTTTACTTCAATCTCTGCCCAAACTCACTAGGGTATATCAATACAGAATCTACACAAAGACCTCCTTTGGTATGTGTACAATCGATCTGCATCATTGAAAATTTGATCTTTGCTGGGGAATTTGAATTCTCAATGACAAAATCTCCCACATGGTAATGAACCCAGTTCCCTGGTTCATACAAGTAACATTCTGACGAGGCTTGCTGGCCATTGGAAGTTGAAAGTTGAAACCGGACGGGCTTGATATTCCAGCCATGAACCTGATCAAGGTTACAGACCCGTCGGCCGAATCTTTTTGAGGATTTGCCTAGCTGCAGCCTGAAGAATAGACTATATGCCCCTGGAGGAAATTCAAAATCTAATTCTCCAACCACTTCAAACCACCAGATTTGTTGAAGATATGCCACTGTCTGGAATCTATACACGTCAAAGAAAATTGATGTTTGAGTCAATTCTTCATTGGTTTCCCGATCTTCCCTTTTCTCAAATATCTTCAACAAGTTAAAAAACTACTAAATCAAGTTGACAACATTGAAAAGCCTATATATATTTCCCAGGTTTTGTGCATGTTTGCTTCTAATGCTAGGCAATGTTGAGAGGGAATGAAAAGTTATACGAGCTTCTTGGGATTAATAAAATGTACCCATGTTTTCATTAGCAAAGGCACCTAtctctagaaaaataatgatacTAAAATTGAATACTTAAGAGACAAGGCAAGAAATCACAATACAAACGGAATAAAAAATCTTCTCAGCATAAAACTTGTAGGCCATCCAACTTGG
This window encodes:
- the LOC18605506 gene encoding F-box protein At4g00755, whose amino-acid sequence is MDNCCDFIKLLGPDMSMKILLHLDNPADLIRVCLVSSSWRQFVISNGLCKQLCLKLLPEISSVTHTIEVNNLIDPVKLRQHDHLELECLRRNHRVYAFLARGLNPLTRKDCISEAISASSTDNYPEESIHNTLEPLDRIEHIASYWSSEGQSDPAIPETLIYKLVAKVCLVTEFHVQPFQAYFQYGFPIYSSKAVRFRLGHPRLPEASDTKDGSMPSHRLADDKFIWTYISPEFPMAQENCLQKFKLPENVLCIGGFLQVELLGRVQKQEMDGLYYICISHVQVVGRPFLPRFDIDILDATGRCALKYLPETENCMLSSGSPNWENAASSRFRTLTARLIQRGTRGWEQMILNTLLGTVAAGANETDDERPT